One genomic region from Quercus robur chromosome 4, dhQueRobu3.1, whole genome shotgun sequence encodes:
- the LOC126721060 gene encoding anthocyanidin 3-O-glucosyltransferase 2-like: MKKAELVFFPLPGRGHFVSILEIAKLLVARDDRLCITVLIMRLSIDSKLAAYIESLNDSSYTECIQFIDLPQTSFKQETNAMVSVSSFIESQKPHVKEAVTKLKESRSGSNSPRLAGFVVDMFCSSMVDVANDFGVPTYLFFPSSASFLGLMLHLQTLRDEQKQDITEFKDSDAELVLSSFVNPIPARVLPGVVLDREGGTLILDYARRWRETKGIIVNTFLELESCAIHSFSDATNTPPVYPVGPILNLKGEDSHVGSGDQRSDIMKWLDDQPQSSVVFLCFGSRGGFGDNQVKEIAKALERGGFPFLWSLRRPPPKGGVFAFPTEHENLEEVLPEGFLDRTARIGKIIGWAPQVAILSHPAIGGFVSHCGWNSILESLWFGVPIATWPLYAEQQFNAFEMVKEMELAAEIMLDYRTEYTANQIIVTSEEIERGIKQLMENDSKIRKNVKEMTEKGRKALMDGGSSHFSLGRIIDDVITDSMT; encoded by the coding sequence ATGAAGAAAGCAGAGCTAGTTTTCTTTCCTTTACCGGGTAGGGGTCACTTCGTTTCAATACTGGAGATTGCAAAGCTTCTCGTTGCTCGAGATGACAGGCTCTGTATCACAGTCCTCATCATGAGGCTTTCAATAGATTCCAAGCTGGCCGCCTACATCGAATCTCTCAATGATTCCTCATATACTGAATGTATACAGTTTATTGATCTCCCTCAAACTTCTTTCAAACAAGAAACCAACGCCATGGTTTCCGTTTCTTCATTCATTGAAAGTCAAAAACCCCATGTTAAAGAAGCTGTTACTAAGCTCAAAGAGTCAAGGTCAGGTTCTAACTCTCCTCGACTTGCCGGATTTGTGGTCGACATGTTCTGTTCATCTATGGTAGACGTGGCTAATGACTTTGGGGTACCTACTTATTTGTTTTTCCCATCGAGTGCAAGCTTTCTCGGTCTCATGCTTCATCTCCAAACCCTTCGTGATGAGCAAAAGCAGGATATAACTGAGTTCAAAGACTCAGATGCTGAGTTGGTCTTGTCAAGTTTTGTGAACCCAATCCCAGCTAGGGTCTTGCCTGGTGTGGTGCTCGACAGAGAAGGGGGCACTCTGATCCTTGATTATGCTAGAAGGTGGAGAGAAACTAAAGGTATCATTGTGAACACGTTTTTGGAACTCGAATCCTGTGCAATTCACTCATTTTCTGATGCTACAAATACTCCGCCTGTTTACCCTGTGGGACCCATCTTGAACTTGAAGGGTGAAGATAGTCATGTGGGGTCGGGTGATCAAAGGTCTGATATCATGAAATGGCTTGATGATCAGCCTCAATCATCTGTGGTGTTCTTGTGCTTTGGGAGTAGGGGAGGTTTTGGTGACAATCAAGTGAAGGAGATTGCAAAAGCATTAGAACGAGGTGGGTTTCCATTTTTGTGGTCCTTACGCCGACCCCCTCCAAAGGGAGGGGTCTTTGCATTTCCCACTGAGCATGAGAATTTGGAGGAAGTCTTGCCAGAAGGATTTTTGGATCGGACGGCTAGGATTGGAAAGATCATTGGATGGGCTCCACAAGTGGCAATCTTATCACATCCTGCAATTGGAGGCTTTGTATCGCATTGCGGGTGGAATTCAATATTGGAAAGCCTTTGGTTTGGTGTGCCAATTGCTACATGGCCACTCTATGCTGAACAACAGTTTAATGCCTTTGAGATGGTCAAGGAGATGGAATTAGCTGCGGAGATCATGTTGGATTATCGAACAGAATATACTGCTAACCAAATTATTGTGACTTCTGAGGAGATTGAAAGAGGAATAAAGCAACTAATGGAGAATGACAGCAAGATTAGGAAAAATGTGAAGGAGATGACTGAAAAAGGTAGGAAGGCCTTGATGGATGGTGGATCTTCCCACTTTTCATTGGGTCGAATAATTGATGATGTTATTACTGATAGTATGACATGA